From a single Caloenas nicobarica isolate bCalNic1 chromosome 12, bCalNic1.hap1, whole genome shotgun sequence genomic region:
- the TSC22D3 gene encoding TSC22 domain family protein 3 isoform X2, with amino-acid sequence MSTGMYQSPMEVAVYQLHNFSISFFSSLLGGDVVSVKLDNSASGASVVAIDNKIEQAMDLVKNHLMYAVREEVEVLKEQIKELLEKNSQLERENSLLKTLASPEQLEKFQSRLPAEVLCPEEQSPGAAAPAQHSGGSAV; translated from the exons ATGAGCACCGGCATGTACCAGTCCCCCATGGAGGTGGCTGTCTACCAGCTCCACAACTTCtccatctcctttttctcctccctgctcGGAGGGGACGTGGTCTCCGTGAAGCTGGACAACAG CGCCTCCGGTGCCAGCGTGGTGGCCATTGACAACAAGATCGAGCAGGCAATG GATCTTGTAAAAAATCACCTGATGTACGCAGTGCGGGAGGAGGTGGAGGTCCTGAAAGAGCAAATCAAAGAACTGTTGGAGAAAAACTCCCAGCTGGAGCGTGAAAACAGCCTCCTGAAGACCCTTGCCAGCCCCGAGCAGCTGGAAAAGTTCCAATCCCGGCTCCCTGCAGAGGTTTTGTGCCCGGAGGAGCAGAGCCCAGGGGCAGCTGCCCCGGCCCAGCATTCCGGGGGCTCTGCGGTGTAA